Genomic window (Aurantimicrobium sp. INA4):
TGTGGGTGAACACCTCAAAGCGTCCACAATCACCGACACCTATCTCGAGCGCGTCCGTGGTCTGGCGGCTATCGCCGAGGCCCGCGGCCAGACGCTCGCTCAGATGGCACTGTTATGGACACTGCGTAACCCTGGGGTCACCTCAGCTTTGATTGGTGCTTCTTCGGTGAAGCAACTCGAAGACAATATCGCAGCTATTCACGGGCCAGAGTTTGAGCCAGAAGAACTCGACGCGATTGATGAATTTGCGGTGCACGGCACCGAATCAGGTAAGTAAAACTAGGCGGAGTTTTTACTCACCAATATCGGCGGGAGTTCCCCCGGTCATGCGAACCAGTTCGCTAAAAGTGGTTTGGTAGACATAGGCCGGGTGACCTCCTGCAGACCAGATGGTGTCGTACTGGGCTAGGTCGTTGTCCACCAGAGTGGGAAGTTCGGTGGCAAGGCCCACGGGTGAGACTCCACCAATGACATAGCCAGTGGCAGCACGAACGTCATCGGCGTTGGCCTTCGTAATCTTCTTTCCACCAAACGCAGCAGAGACTTTGTCGGTGTCCACGCGGTGTCCACCAGAACTCATTACGAGAACGGGTTCGCCATCGGCGAGGAAAACGAGCGAGTTCGCTATCTGGCCCCTCGTAATTCCGAGGCCTTCAGCTGCGGCTTGGGCGGTGTGGGCATTGTCATCGAGGCGAACAACATCACCTTCCGCGCCGTGCTCTTTCAGAGCTCCGCGGAAACGTTCGACAGATTCAGGGTGTTGGATTTCGGTCATGGTTAGTGTTCGTGATTTACAGCGTCACTGATCTGAAGTGCCATTCGCCCGTGGGTAAACGCACCACCTGCACGCAGTGCTGCAGCAATCCACGCTGCTTCGGCAATCTCAGCATCCGTTGCTCCTGCCTTCACGGCGCCCTTGGTGTGAGCATCGATGCAGAAAGAGCACTGTGTGGTGAAGGCCACACTGAGTGCCATGAGCTCGCGGAATTTGAGCGGGATAGCGCGGCCCTCTTCA
Coding sequences:
- a CDS encoding YbaK/EbsC family protein; this encodes MTEIQHPESVERFRGALKEHGAEGDVVRLDDNAHTAQAAAEGLGITRGQIANSLVFLADGEPVLVMSSGGHRVDTDKVSAAFGGKKITKANADDVRAATGYVIGGVSPVGLATELPTLVDNDLAQYDTIWSAGGHPAYVYQTTFSELVRMTGGTPADIGE
- a CDS encoding carboxymuconolactone decarboxylase family protein, with the translated sequence MSDLYDGTENRKFGRVYKKETPDIMEAFLAFDNAVFAEEGRAIPLKFRELMALSVAFTTQCSFCIDAHTKGAVKAGATDAEIAEAAWIAAALRAGGAFTHGRMALQISDAVNHEH